The Chryseobacterium aureum genome contains a region encoding:
- the yidC gene encoding membrane protein insertase YidC: MQQNNGIDKKQMISFAVLCLVLFGFMFYFQNKQMKEEELKAQQQKTEQVKNAVKQTQANNINPNVTPNAIQTASLGNNELKLEFSSLGGQVSKVELLKYKAYNHKTDNADQPLYLINKNNSNYGFQFKDKTGKVINTKDLVFSPTVNGNAVTLTADYNGAVIQFIYTLLPKYTLDFKVRTQGLSKITSDNKADFIWDYNVRNLEKGRAQEQSHSEFSYAFNNYKDYDYDGRTTMEEEKETLNWIGVKQQFFSSVIEAKNGFTQSKGNQENVEEGEYLKKFNYEGFVQMTGSELNQDFTWYFMPLDLPLLKSYDKNFDEILPLGWSFIGAMNRYFFMWLYSLIAAWGLSAGWVIFVMTIIVKLILSPIMYKQHKLSAMMKVIRPEIDEVNAKFKDADPMKKQQATMEVYRKAGVNQMAGCLPALVQIPIFYALFRFFPNFIDLRGQGFWFAKDLTAYDDLIKLPFKVPFLGDHLSIFALACTIVILIYTVMTSGNMQQPQQEGMPNMKVLMYIFPITFLFFLNTSASGLSWYYFVSNAINILIILVIKYVILDEKKIHAQIQSNKEKPKAEGKFQKRMREMMEKAQEQQKTQEQQRNKKK; the protein is encoded by the coding sequence ATGCAACAAAACAACGGAATCGATAAGAAGCAAATGATTAGTTTCGCGGTTTTATGCCTGGTTCTCTTCGGTTTTATGTTCTACTTCCAGAACAAACAAATGAAAGAAGAGGAGTTAAAAGCTCAGCAGCAGAAAACGGAACAGGTAAAAAACGCCGTAAAACAAACTCAGGCAAACAATATCAATCCAAATGTAACTCCTAATGCTATCCAGACGGCAAGTCTTGGAAATAACGAGTTGAAACTTGAATTTTCAAGCTTGGGAGGACAGGTTTCCAAAGTAGAGCTTTTAAAGTATAAAGCTTACAACCACAAAACAGACAATGCAGATCAGCCTCTTTATCTGATCAATAAAAATAACTCGAACTACGGTTTCCAGTTTAAGGATAAAACCGGAAAGGTTATTAATACTAAAGATTTAGTTTTCTCACCTACGGTTAATGGCAATGCGGTAACCTTAACTGCAGATTACAATGGTGCTGTTATTCAGTTCATTTATACGCTGCTTCCAAAATATACTCTTGATTTCAAAGTTAGAACTCAGGGACTTTCTAAAATTACTTCAGACAATAAAGCAGATTTCATCTGGGATTATAACGTAAGAAACTTAGAAAAAGGGAGAGCTCAGGAGCAGTCTCACTCAGAATTTTCTTATGCCTTCAATAATTATAAAGACTATGATTATGATGGAAGAACCACCATGGAGGAAGAAAAAGAAACCCTTAACTGGATTGGTGTAAAGCAACAGTTTTTCTCATCGGTAATTGAAGCTAAAAACGGATTTACCCAAAGCAAAGGAAATCAGGAAAATGTTGAAGAAGGAGAATATTTAAAGAAGTTCAACTATGAAGGTTTTGTTCAGATGACCGGAAGTGAACTGAATCAGGATTTTACATGGTATTTTATGCCATTGGATTTACCGTTGCTTAAATCTTACGATAAAAACTTTGATGAAATTCTTCCGTTAGGATGGTCTTTCATTGGAGCGATGAACCGTTATTTCTTCATGTGGCTGTACAGTCTTATTGCTGCGTGGGGATTATCAGCAGGATGGGTAATTTTTGTAATGACTATCATTGTAAAACTGATCTTATCACCTATTATGTATAAGCAGCACAAATTAAGTGCAATGATGAAGGTGATCCGTCCGGAAATTGATGAGGTGAATGCGAAATTCAAGGATGCTGATCCGATGAAGAAGCAGCAGGCTACGATGGAGGTGTACAGAAAAGCCGGAGTGAATCAGATGGCGGGATGTTTACCGGCTTTGGTTCAGATTCCTATTTTCTATGCTTTATTCCGTTTCTTCCCGAACTTTATCGACCTTAGAGGACAGGGGTTCTGGTTTGCAAAGGATTTGACAGCCTATGATGATTTGATCAAGCTTCCGTTTAAAGTTCCTTTCTTAGGAGATCACTTAAGTATTTTTGCATTGGCCTGTACCATTGTTATTTTGATTTATACGGTAATGACTTCAGGAAATATGCAGCAGCCACAGCAGGAGGGAATGCCTAATATGAAGGTTTTAATGTACATCTTCCCGATTACATTCCTGTTCTTCCTAAACACTTCCGCTTCAGGGTTATCATGGTATTATTTTGTATCGAATGCGATTAACATCCTGATCATTCTTGTTATTAAGTACGTAATTCTGGATGAGAAAAAAATTCATGCTCAGATTCAGTCTAATAAAGAGAAGCCAAAAGCAGAAGGTAAGTTCCAGAAGAGAATGAGAGAAATGATGGAGAAAGCTCAGGAGCAGCAAAAAACTCAGGAACAGCAAAGAAATAAGAAGAAGTAA
- a CDS encoding CTP synthase, with translation MSKKNTKYIFVTGGVTSSLGKGIVSASLGLLLKSRGFNVTIQKLDPYINIDPGTLNPYEHGECYVTEDGAETDLDLGHYERYLDAPTSQNNNVTTGKIYQTVIEKERKGDFLGKTVQVIPHITNEIKRRIKMLSKQNYDIIITEIGGTVGDIESLPYIETVRQLKWELGEKNSMVIHLTLLPYLASSGELKTKPSQHSVRQLMESGIMADVLVCRTEHKIPKDQRAKLAQFCNVPLDNVIECKDLETIYEVPMYLQKQNFDDVVLKELDLKSDKDADLKDWKSFLKKFQNPKKTVEIALVGKYVSLQDSYISIAEAFKHAGADLETEVKVRWVYSGDITEENIKDTLKGVNGILVAPGFGDRGIEGKVLTAKYARENKIPMLGICLGMQIMTIEFARNVLGHTKANSMEFDTATPDPVISLMEEQKNVVDKGGTMRLGAWKCTLKNGSKLNDIYGAKNISERHRHRYEFNSDYLQEFEKNGFLATGTNPETGLVEALELPDHPFYVGVQYHPEYKSTVATPHPLFRAFIKACEKK, from the coding sequence ATGAGTAAAAAGAATACAAAGTACATCTTTGTGACAGGAGGTGTAACTTCATCTTTGGGAAAGGGAATCGTTTCTGCTTCTCTGGGACTTCTACTAAAATCACGCGGCTTTAATGTAACGATCCAAAAATTAGATCCTTATATCAATATCGACCCAGGAACTTTGAATCCTTATGAACACGGAGAGTGTTATGTGACTGAAGATGGTGCGGAGACGGATCTGGATTTAGGCCACTACGAGCGTTATCTTGATGCTCCTACATCCCAAAACAACAACGTTACCACAGGAAAAATCTACCAGACTGTTATTGAAAAAGAAAGAAAAGGAGACTTCCTTGGAAAAACAGTTCAGGTAATTCCTCATATTACTAACGAAATCAAACGCAGAATTAAAATGCTTTCCAAGCAGAACTACGATATCATTATTACTGAGATCGGAGGAACGGTAGGGGATATTGAATCTTTACCGTACATTGAAACTGTTCGCCAGTTGAAATGGGAGTTAGGAGAGAAAAATTCTATGGTAATTCACCTTACTTTACTGCCTTACCTGGCTTCAAGTGGAGAATTGAAAACAAAACCATCTCAGCATTCCGTTCGTCAATTGATGGAAAGCGGAATTATGGCAGATGTTTTAGTGTGCAGAACAGAACATAAAATCCCTAAAGATCAGAGAGCGAAATTAGCTCAGTTCTGTAACGTTCCTTTAGATAACGTTATCGAATGTAAAGATCTTGAAACTATCTACGAAGTTCCAATGTATCTTCAGAAACAGAATTTCGATGATGTAGTACTGAAAGAACTGGATCTGAAAAGTGATAAAGACGCAGATCTTAAAGACTGGAAAAGTTTCCTTAAAAAATTCCAGAATCCTAAGAAAACCGTTGAAATTGCATTGGTGGGAAAATATGTTTCCCTTCAGGATTCTTATATTTCTATTGCCGAAGCATTCAAACATGCAGGAGCAGACCTTGAAACTGAAGTAAAAGTAAGATGGGTGTACAGTGGTGATATTACAGAAGAAAATATTAAAGATACACTGAAAGGTGTGAATGGTATTCTTGTGGCTCCAGGTTTCGGAGACAGAGGAATCGAAGGAAAAGTTCTTACTGCAAAATATGCCAGAGAAAATAAAATTCCAATGCTGGGGATCTGTTTAGGAATGCAGATTATGACCATTGAATTTGCCAGAAATGTCTTAGGACACACAAAAGCCAACTCTATGGAATTTGATACCGCTACTCCTGATCCTGTAATTTCTTTAATGGAAGAACAGAAAAATGTAGTGGATAAAGGAGGAACAATGCGTCTTGGAGCATGGAAATGTACTTTGAAAAACGGATCTAAACTAAATGATATCTACGGAGCCAAAAATATTTCTGAAAGACACCGTCACCGCTATGAATTCAACAGTGATTATCTTCAGGAGTTTGAAAAAAATGGTTTCCTTGCCACAGGAACGAATCCTGAAACAGGATTGGTAGAAGCACTTGAGCTTCCTGATCATCCTTTCTATGTAGGAGTTCAGTATCATCCGGAATATAAAAGTACGGTTGCTACACCACATCCTCTGTTCAGAGCTTTCATCAAGGCTTGCGAAAAGAAATAA
- a CDS encoding YceI family protein, giving the protein MKKVFLSFIFTLLSVAAFAQGTWEADHMHSSVNFTIKHMGISFVQGRFDKFDGRAATSGAGLDKADLSFSVSVATINTGVNVRDRHLVSEDFFDAEKYPIIEFKSSSVTKDKNNNYIVKGKLTMRGVEKEITAPVTFGGITKNKDGKEVMGIQTKFTVNRLDYGIKYDPTAAGIAKEVEVTAYFELVKQ; this is encoded by the coding sequence ATGAAAAAAGTATTCTTATCTTTCATATTTACGCTTTTAAGTGTTGCAGCGTTTGCGCAAGGTACCTGGGAAGCAGACCACATGCATTCTTCTGTTAACTTTACGATTAAGCACATGGGAATTAGCTTTGTGCAGGGGAGGTTTGATAAATTTGACGGAAGGGCAGCTACCAGTGGTGCTGGTCTGGATAAGGCAGATTTAAGCTTCTCCGTAAGTGTTGCTACCATTAATACCGGAGTTAATGTAAGGGACAGACATTTGGTAAGTGAAGATTTTTTTGATGCGGAAAAATATCCAATTATTGAATTTAAAAGTTCTTCTGTAACCAAAGATAAAAACAATAATTATATCGTTAAAGGGAAACTGACCATGAGAGGAGTGGAAAAAGAAATTACTGCGCCTGTTACTTTTGGTGGAATTACGAAGAACAAGGATGGAAAAGAAGTGATGGGAATTCAGACGAAATTTACCGTAAACCGTCTGGATTATGGAATCAAATATGATCCTACAGCTGCCGGCATTGCAAAAGAGGTTGAGGTAACGGCTTACTTTGAACTGGTAAAACAGTAA
- the radA gene encoding DNA repair protein RadA codes for MAKLKTAYFCQNCGSQYSQWMGQCKNCGQWNTLVEEVVEKPSHKTPPFSKTKQHVINIVEVETSEEPRIKTPSEELNRVLGGGIVLGSVTLIGGEPGIGKSTLLLQLALKMKKKIFYVSGEESASQIKMRADRLTDIQNPNCFLFTETSLEKILHEAKKLEPDFMIIDSIQTLQSQLIESSPGTVSQIRECSNEIIKYAKENNTPVFLVGHITKDGQIAGPKVLEHMVDVVLNFDGDRNHLFRLLRANKNRFGSTSEIGIYEMVSQGLKEIKNPSEILITKKFEELSGNSVAVTLEGNRPMLLEIQALVSTAVYGTPQRSSTGFDSKRLNMLLAVLEKRAGFQLGAKDVFLNITGGIKTDDPALDLAVIASVLSSNEDIAISEHYCFAGEIGLSGEIRPVAQVEQRITEAEKLGYEKIFVSNLNKIPKRKFGIKIEEVSKIEDFHERLF; via the coding sequence ATGGCAAAACTGAAAACAGCATATTTCTGTCAAAACTGCGGATCCCAATACTCCCAATGGATGGGACAGTGTAAAAACTGCGGACAATGGAATACTTTAGTAGAAGAGGTGGTGGAAAAACCTTCTCACAAAACCCCTCCTTTCTCAAAAACCAAACAGCATGTGATCAATATCGTTGAAGTGGAAACGAGTGAGGAACCGAGAATAAAAACACCTTCTGAAGAGCTGAACCGCGTTTTAGGAGGCGGAATCGTTTTAGGATCCGTTACCCTGATTGGCGGTGAACCGGGAATCGGGAAATCTACCCTGCTGCTTCAGCTTGCTTTGAAAATGAAGAAAAAAATCTTCTATGTTTCCGGTGAAGAAAGTGCATCGCAGATTAAAATGAGAGCGGACAGACTGACGGATATTCAAAACCCGAACTGTTTTCTGTTCACGGAGACTTCATTAGAAAAAATTCTTCATGAAGCAAAGAAACTGGAGCCGGATTTTATGATTATAGATTCCATTCAGACGCTGCAGTCTCAGCTGATAGAAAGTTCTCCGGGAACCGTGTCTCAGATTAGGGAATGTTCCAATGAGATTATCAAATACGCCAAAGAAAACAATACCCCTGTATTTCTTGTAGGCCACATTACCAAAGACGGACAAATTGCAGGGCCCAAAGTTCTTGAACACATGGTGGATGTGGTTCTGAATTTTGATGGAGACAGAAATCACCTTTTCAGACTGCTAAGAGCGAATAAAAACCGTTTCGGATCTACTTCTGAGATTGGCATCTACGAGATGGTTTCTCAGGGACTGAAGGAAATTAAAAATCCATCAGAAATTCTGATCACTAAGAAATTTGAAGAGCTTTCCGGAAACTCCGTAGCAGTAACCCTGGAAGGAAACCGTCCCATGCTTCTGGAAATTCAGGCATTGGTAAGCACAGCTGTTTATGGCACCCCTCAAAGAAGTTCTACCGGATTTGATTCCAAAAGGCTGAATATGCTTTTGGCTGTTCTGGAAAAAAGAGCAGGTTTCCAACTCGGAGCAAAAGACGTTTTCCTGAATATCACCGGAGGAATAAAAACAGATGATCCCGCACTGGATCTGGCGGTGATTGCTTCCGTTCTTTCATCGAATGAAGATATTGCCATCTCAGAACATTACTGCTTTGCCGGAGAAATCGGATTAAGCGGTGAGATACGTCCTGTAGCGCAGGTAGAACAAAGAATTACCGAGGCTGAAAAATTAGGTTATGAGAAAATATTTGTTTCCAATCTTAATAAAATCCCGAAGAGAAAATTCGGAATCAAGATTGAAGAAGTGAGTAAGATTGAGGATTTTCATGAGAGGCTTTTTTAA
- a CDS encoding acyl carrier protein phosphodiesterase, giving the protein MNYLAHSFLSFTDGQIVGQFLEDFIRNRERFSFPKDIQDGITLHRAIDTFTDSHPAIHEAKKVFAPLVRLYAGAFVDVSMDHFVARDLSLNSLAEWKAHSLHVYSVLNANEQWLPENFKTMLVKMEHDDWLYNYREDWGIKFSIQNVLNKAKYLDKDIPVFEAFLKNKDHLQQCYDDFFPDLFAHAKGINTLIQLEN; this is encoded by the coding sequence ATGAATTATCTGGCTCATTCTTTTCTTTCTTTTACCGACGGGCAGATCGTAGGGCAATTTCTCGAAGATTTTATCCGAAACAGGGAACGTTTTTCTTTTCCTAAAGATATTCAGGACGGAATTACTCTGCACAGAGCCATTGATACATTTACGGATTCCCACCCAGCCATTCATGAAGCCAAAAAAGTATTTGCTCCTTTGGTAAGACTCTATGCAGGTGCTTTTGTAGATGTTTCGATGGATCACTTTGTAGCCAGAGATTTGTCGTTAAACTCCCTGGCAGAGTGGAAAGCTCACTCTCTTCATGTTTACAGTGTTTTGAATGCCAATGAGCAGTGGCTGCCGGAAAATTTCAAAACAATGCTTGTCAAAATGGAGCATGATGACTGGCTTTATAATTACCGTGAAGACTGGGGCATTAAATTCAGCATTCAGAATGTATTGAATAAAGCGAAGTATCTTGATAAAGATATTCCTGTTTTTGAAGCCTTTTTAAAGAATAAAGATCATCTTCAGCAATGTTATGATGACTTTTTCCCTGATTTATTCGCTCATGCGAAAGGAATTAATACCTTGATTCAGTTGGAAAATTAA
- a CDS encoding DUF6702 family protein: MSRKFFWSFLLLLMMVFQSFTEGEAFHPYHVGSVEINYNAKSRTFEVTGRFFLDDMENSLGKKYGGAFHFNDEKYKAKLNDALQKYCAEYFKLKADNKFVKVNYIGYEEDQESVNIFMESEPAPAPKKVETAVSFLYNLFDDQINIVHIIVNGQRNSEKLTYPNRYLYKQF, from the coding sequence ATGTCTCGTAAGTTTTTTTGGAGTTTTTTATTACTGCTAATGATGGTTTTTCAGAGTTTTACGGAAGGGGAGGCCTTTCACCCTTACCATGTAGGTTCCGTAGAAATTAATTATAATGCGAAATCCAGAACATTTGAAGTAACAGGGAGATTCTTTCTTGATGACATGGAAAACAGTTTAGGAAAAAAATACGGAGGAGCTTTTCATTTTAATGATGAAAAATATAAAGCAAAACTGAATGATGCTCTACAGAAGTACTGTGCAGAATATTTCAAATTAAAAGCTGATAACAAATTTGTAAAAGTCAATTATATAGGATACGAAGAAGATCAGGAATCTGTAAATATCTTTATGGAGTCTGAGCCGGCACCCGCGCCTAAAAAAGTGGAAACGGCAGTCAGTTTTTTATATAACCTTTTTGATGATCAGATCAATATTGTTCATATTATTGTGAACGGACAAAGAAACAGTGAAAAACTTACCTATCCCAACCGCTATCTTTATAAGCAGTTTTAA
- a CDS encoding S8/S53 family peptidase — MDIKKLFSTKVHISPGGTKVLRNAAAAFMGLYSYAFYGQVQKLDSRFDILLKNKESITNGRSVKELERPDMKLDQHLVVTSKGAQTMYSCIIYTKEPEKLKADGFLVQSQLPTFSTALVTIEDIERLTKLPYVTSVMSPQFDELHNDVSRAQSGASLLQDGVFNNTAYNGTGVLVGIYDSGIDWKHPDFRKADDQTKSRIVSIWDQTLTAQAGETAPTGFSTGVEYTRAQIEDELDGTPAGFVRENDINGHGTHVSGTAAGNGAAFADKRHKGFSSDADIVFVKGGNGSFPTTNTINALTYFKNVATALNKPIVVNMSIGGQGTAHDGTSSHEVAVNSFTTSGAGRVVVISAGNDYGANLHIKVDIAANASQTYNFTVASNTSAANVFSFIMYANDNTPVTAKLTTPDGQQYTQNISTNTAHSILGGGITATMYNYWGNDNNKRYVQLVVARTSGTTNVQGNYTLEITNNGTQQITTHGWLYSQGVATTLQNGDNEYIVGSPGNASNAITVASYMGRASWYSGTSGYFTLTPQESISSFSAQGPRVDGVQKPEIAGSGQNVISSRSSDSSPGTTDIIAGTNYYVKNQGTSMSSPGVAGAVGLLLQANPSLTAAQVKARLTANARMDGATGTVPNMRWGYGKLDIYKAVTDELGCVKSNFETIGYDEPYIIANTESNYYFDNIALAVRYTPTLTGKLGGFSFLTGTTLSSDIPVDIQIRKVNANGNPGDIIATKTITSWLNNTQRFTWNYVNLSDLNVQMVTGKEFYIVVNGLGGRIAMKAESAVVNNRSKTSTDGTTWTSRTFDLKMRATVFENVAEVKNLATSNQTKAGTVTSGNNYFTNACQLIARVEKETASTVTGNVTSKVWVDNAQPNYVARRYEINSDTNTAAATGKVTLYFKQADFDAYNLTNGIKLPTSPTDVANKANLLIEKYAGTSTTGTVASFGGTATVITPDIADIIWNDTYQYWEVSFQTTGFGGYFVKTVTTLGTADVKINSEVSITPNPAKDFVNVALGRHSKGALTIYDISGKLVKTVNVDANSGRINVSELVKGTYLFTIVLEDHTKITKKVIKE; from the coding sequence ATGGATATTAAAAAATTATTCTCTACAAAAGTACACATTTCGCCCGGAGGAACGAAAGTTCTGCGAAATGCAGCCGCAGCATTTATGGGATTATATTCCTATGCTTTTTACGGACAGGTTCAAAAATTAGATTCCCGGTTTGATATTTTATTGAAAAATAAAGAAAGTATCACTAACGGAAGATCTGTAAAAGAACTGGAACGTCCCGATATGAAGCTTGACCAGCATTTGGTAGTGACCTCAAAAGGGGCACAAACCATGTACTCATGTATTATCTACACTAAAGAACCTGAAAAACTGAAAGCCGATGGTTTTCTTGTACAAAGCCAGCTTCCGACCTTTTCTACAGCCTTAGTTACTATTGAAGATATTGAAAGACTTACGAAGCTGCCTTATGTAACTTCTGTAATGTCACCGCAATTTGATGAGCTTCATAATGATGTGAGCAGAGCGCAGTCCGGGGCCAGTCTTTTGCAGGACGGTGTCTTTAATAACACAGCCTATAACGGCACAGGTGTACTAGTAGGGATTTACGACAGTGGAATAGACTGGAAGCATCCCGATTTCAGAAAAGCTGATGACCAGACTAAAAGCAGAATTGTTTCCATCTGGGATCAGACGTTAACCGCACAGGCAGGAGAAACAGCACCGACAGGATTTTCAACAGGTGTGGAATATACCAGAGCACAGATTGAAGATGAACTGGACGGAACTCCGGCAGGTTTCGTTCGTGAAAATGATATCAACGGCCATGGAACCCATGTTTCCGGTACTGCCGCAGGAAATGGCGCTGCTTTTGCCGACAAAAGGCATAAAGGATTTTCTTCTGATGCAGACATTGTCTTTGTAAAAGGAGGTAACGGATCTTTTCCTACCACCAATACCATTAATGCTTTAACTTATTTCAAAAATGTAGCGACTGCACTCAACAAACCTATCGTTGTCAATATGAGTATTGGCGGGCAGGGAACTGCGCATGACGGAACTTCCAGTCATGAAGTGGCGGTTAACAGTTTTACCACCTCTGGAGCAGGAAGAGTAGTGGTGATCTCAGCAGGAAATGATTATGGGGCTAATCTTCACATAAAAGTGGATATTGCAGCCAATGCCTCTCAGACCTATAATTTTACTGTAGCCAGCAATACTTCTGCAGCTAATGTATTTTCATTCATTATGTATGCCAATGACAATACTCCGGTTACCGCAAAGTTAACAACTCCTGACGGACAGCAGTATACTCAAAATATAAGTACCAATACTGCTCATAGCATATTGGGTGGCGGTATTACGGCTACCATGTATAATTACTGGGGAAATGATAATAACAAAAGATATGTTCAGCTGGTTGTTGCCAGAACTTCAGGTACTACCAATGTTCAGGGAAATTATACGTTGGAGATTACCAATAACGGAACACAGCAGATTACAACTCACGGATGGCTGTACAGCCAGGGCGTAGCAACCACATTGCAAAACGGAGATAATGAATATATCGTAGGATCTCCGGGAAATGCTTCTAATGCAATTACAGTGGCTTCATACATGGGAAGAGCTAGCTGGTATAGCGGAACAAGCGGCTATTTTACGCTTACTCCACAGGAATCTATCTCTTCATTCAGCGCACAGGGACCTAGGGTAGATGGTGTTCAAAAGCCTGAGATTGCCGGTTCAGGACAAAATGTTATTTCATCCAGATCATCTGATTCTTCTCCCGGTACTACGGATATTATTGCCGGAACCAATTATTATGTGAAAAATCAGGGAACAAGTATGTCCTCACCTGGAGTAGCCGGCGCAGTAGGGTTACTGCTTCAGGCCAATCCTTCATTAACGGCTGCACAGGTGAAAGCCCGTCTTACGGCCAATGCAAGAATGGACGGTGCAACAGGTACGGTTCCGAACATGAGATGGGGATATGGAAAACTGGATATCTATAAAGCCGTCACTGATGAATTAGGCTGTGTGAAATCCAATTTTGAGACGATAGGCTATGATGAGCCTTATATTATTGCGAATACGGAATCTAATTATTATTTTGATAATATAGCCCTGGCAGTAAGATATACCCCTACATTAACCGGAAAGCTGGGAGGTTTTTCTTTCTTAACGGGTACTACACTTTCTTCGGATATCCCGGTAGATATTCAGATCAGAAAAGTGAATGCCAATGGTAACCCGGGAGATATTATTGCTACCAAAACCATTACATCATGGCTTAATAATACACAAAGGTTTACCTGGAATTATGTAAATCTTTCCGATTTGAATGTACAAATGGTAACCGGAAAAGAATTTTATATCGTAGTTAACGGATTAGGCGGAAGAATTGCCATGAAAGCCGAGAGTGCTGTGGTGAACAACAGGTCTAAAACCTCTACAGATGGAACCACGTGGACATCCAGAACATTTGACCTTAAAATGAGAGCGACCGTGTTTGAAAATGTAGCTGAAGTAAAGAATTTAGCGACATCCAATCAAACGAAAGCCGGCACCGTAACCAGTGGAAACAATTATTTCACCAATGCCTGCCAGCTGATTGCAAGAGTTGAAAAAGAAACTGCAAGTACGGTTACGGGAAATGTGACCTCAAAAGTATGGGTGGATAATGCGCAGCCAAACTACGTGGCAAGAAGATACGAAATCAATTCTGATACCAATACTGCTGCCGCTACAGGCAAAGTAACTTTGTATTTCAAACAGGCTGATTTCGATGCTTATAATCTTACAAATGGTATAAAACTACCCACCTCACCTACAGATGTAGCCAATAAGGCAAACCTTCTTATTGAAAAATATGCAGGCACAAGTACTACTGGAACTGTAGCTTCCTTTGGAGGAACAGCCACCGTAATTACTCCTGATATTGCAGACATCATCTGGAATGATACCTACCAATACTGGGAAGTAAGCTTCCAGACAACAGGTTTTGGCGGATATTTTGTTAAAACAGTAACTACCCTGGGAACAGCAGATGTTAAAATCAATTCAGAGGTGAGCATTACGCCTAATCCTGCGAAAGATTTTGTAAATGTAGCACTGGGAAGACATTCTAAAGGAGCTTTAACAATTTATGATATTTCAGGAAAATTGGTGAAAACTGTAAATGTAGATGCTAATTCTGGCAGAATTAATGTTTCAGAACTGGTAAAAGGAACGTATCTGTTCACCATTGTACTGGAGGATCATACAAAAATTACGAAAAAAGTAATTAAAGAGTAA
- a CDS encoding HupE/UreJ family protein produces MQDFLFYLHLGWEHIISLDALDHQLFVLALIAVYSYSDWKKILILVTAFTIGHSITLALSILDVFRVPSDWVEFLIPLTIVVTSLDNILMKNQKQTLMRANYYLALIFGLVHGMGFANTARVMIAKSQSIALPLLGFNIGLELGQIVIVAAILIVLFILLNLFKVNKKDWILFVSSGVFALSLKMTLERIPF; encoded by the coding sequence ATGCAGGATTTTCTTTTTTATTTACATCTGGGATGGGAACATATCATTTCTCTGGATGCCTTAGACCATCAGCTTTTTGTTCTTGCTCTCATTGCCGTTTATTCTTACAGTGACTGGAAAAAAATTCTGATTCTTGTCACTGCATTTACGATCGGGCACTCTATTACATTAGCTTTAAGCATTCTGGATGTTTTCCGGGTTCCTTCTGATTGGGTTGAATTTCTGATTCCTCTGACTATTGTTGTGACATCATTGGATAATATCCTGATGAAAAATCAGAAACAGACTTTAATGCGGGCTAATTACTACCTTGCACTGATCTTCGGGCTTGTGCACGGAATGGGTTTTGCCAATACCGCCAGGGTAATGATTGCAAAAAGCCAGAGTATTGCTCTGCCTCTGCTTGGCTTCAATATTGGTCTTGAGCTGGGTCAGATCGTAATTGTGGCTGCTATTTTAATTGTTCTCTTTATCCTGCTCAATCTTTTTAAAGTGAATAAAAAAGACTGGATTCTGTTTGTTTCTTCCGGAGTATTTGCGCTTTCGCTAAAAATGACTTTGGAAAGAATTCCGTTTTAA